Proteins found in one Eretmochelys imbricata isolate rEreImb1 chromosome 9, rEreImb1.hap1, whole genome shotgun sequence genomic segment:
- the LOC144270235 gene encoding G-protein coupled receptor 55-like has product MANSSIESYVQLFQITVYIPTFVLGLLFNVMALWFAFCKIRKLTESIIYLVSLITLDTLLLFTLPFKIISYGSQNKWNLGFAFCSFLESLYFANMYGSILISACICVDRYIAIRHPFLAISLRSTKKAAMVCSIVCVGVWAGTSFTYQFYDNTPTTCFYGFSNEIWQNPAVLVTLETAFFGSLIAMIFCTVQIIICLKRSRRPDDPLTDTSKSVKIVMANLATFVVCFTPFHVMFFLYYLVKKEVIKNSLQEIIRSFVQISLCWANFNCCLDAICYYFVLKEFLKSPRQGSQKTTNVS; this is encoded by the coding sequence ATGGCAAATAGCTCCATCGAAAGTTATGTGCAGCTGTTCCAGATAACCGTGTACATTCCCACATTTGTCCTGGGATTGCTGTTCAATGTGATGGCTTTGTGGTTTGCCTTTTGTAAGATCAGGAAGCTGACAGAATCAATAATCTACCTGGTGTCACTTATTACTCTGGATACCTTACTgctgtttacccttccttttaaaATCATTTCCTATGGCTCCCAGAACAAATGGAACTTGGGGTTTGCATTCTGCTCATTCCTGGAAAGTCTCTACTTTGCGAACATGTATGGGAGCATTCTCATCTCTGCATGTATATGTGTGGACAGATATATCGCCATCCGACATCCATTCTTAGCCATTTCCCTGAGATCCACCAAGAAAGCTGCTATGGTCTGTTCCATCGTCTGTGTGGGTGTCTGGGCCGGAACTTCTTTTACTTACCAATTCTATGATAACACACCCACTACGTGCTTCTATGGCTTCTCTAATGAAATATGGCAAAACCCAGCTGTGCTTGTCACCTTGGAGACTGCGTTTTTTGGCAGCCTGATAGCAATGATCTTCTGCACAGTTCAGATCATCATATGCTTGAAACGGAGCAGAAGGCCAGACGATCCCCTTACTGACACAAGTAAATCAGTGAAGATAGTCATGGCAAACCTAGCCACATTTGTCGTCTGTTTCACCCCTTTCCATGTGATGTTCTTCTTGTATTATTTGGTAAAAAAAGAGGTCATCAAAAACAGTCTTCAGGAAATCATACGCTCTTTTGTTCAGATCAGCCTCTGCTGGGCTAACTTCAACTGCTGCTTGGATGCAATTTGCTATTATTTTGTCCTTAAGGAGTTTTTGAAATCCCCACGTCAGGGGAGTCAGAAAACAACCAACGTTAGTTAA
- the LOC144270567 gene encoding G-protein coupled receptor 55-like: MANSSIESYVQLFQITVYIPTFVLGLLFNVMALWFVFCKIRKLTESIIYLVSLITLDTLLLFTLPFKIISYGSQNKWNLGFAFCSFLESLYFVNMYGSILISACICVDRYIAIRHPFLAISLRSTKKAAMVCSIVCVGVWAGTSFTYQFHDSTPTTCFYGFSNKIWENPAVLVTLETAFFGSLIAMIFCTVQIIICLKRSRRPDDPLTDRRKSMKIVMANLATFVICFTPFHVMFFLYYLVKKGVITSSLQEIIRPFVQISLCWANLNCCLDAICYYFVLKEFLNSPPQETKITTNLSESKCCASQSFWEQKGKAFEN; the protein is encoded by the coding sequence ATGGCAAATAGCTCCATCGAAAGTTATGTGCAGCTGTTCCAGATAACCGTGTACATTCCCACCTTTGTCCTGGGATTGCTGTTCAATGTGATGGCTTTGTGGTTTGTCTTTTGTAAGATCAGGAAGCTGACAGAATCAATAATCTACCTGGTGTCACTTATTACTCTGGATACCTTACTgctgtttacccttccttttaaaATCATTTCCTATGGCTCCCAGAACAAATGGAACTTGGGGTTTGCATTCTGCTCATTCCTGGAGAGCCTCTACTTTGTGAACATGTATGGGAGCATTCTCATCTCTGCATGTATATGTGTGGACAGATATATCGCCATCCGACATCCATTCTTAGCCATTTCCCTGAGATCCACCAAGAAAGCTGCTATGGTCTGTTCCATCGTCTGTGTGGGTGTCTGGGCCGGAACTTCTTTTACTTACCAATTCCATGATAGCACACCCACTACGTGCTTCTATGGCTTCTCTAATAAAATATGGGAAAACCCAGCTGTGCTTGTCACCTTGGAGACTGCGTTTTTTGGCAGCCTGATAGCAATGATCTTCTGCACAGTTCAGATCATCATATGCTTGAAACGGAGCAGAAGGCCAGACGATCCCCTTACTGACAGAAGAAAATCAATGAAGATAGTCATGGCAAACCTAGCCACATTTGTCATCTGTTTCACCCCTTTCCATGTGATGTTCTTCTTGTATTATTTGGTAAAAAAAGGGGTCATCACAAGCAGTCTTCAGGAAATCATACGCCCTTTTGTTCAGATCAGCCTCTGCTGGGCTAACCTCAACTGCTGCCTGGATGCAATTTGCTATTATTTTGTCCTTAAGGAGTTTTTGAATTCCCCACCTCAGGAGACCAAGATAACAACCAACCTTAGTGAATCAAAGTGCTGTGCGTCTCAATCATTCTGGGAGCAGAAGGGGAAagcttttgaaaactga